Proteins co-encoded in one Nicotiana sylvestris chromosome 7, ASM39365v2, whole genome shotgun sequence genomic window:
- the LOC104229942 gene encoding uncharacterized protein produces MDVIEPIKPKASNGHGSILVAIDYFTKWVEAITLKVVTTKVAVDFVHSNIICRFSIPKTIIIDNAANLNNHLMKEYEKNLKLSITILLLTSPKLMELLKLRIRTSRRFLGRWSKGLDNGTRNCLLLFWDTGQLSVHQLRNALLVGLWHGSGHTY; encoded by the coding sequence atGGATGTCATTGAGCCAATcaagccaaaagcttcaaatgggcatggATCCATCTTGGTtgcaattgattacttcaccaaatgggtggaagctattACATTGAAAGTAGTTACCACGAAAGTAGCAGTAGACTTTGTTCACTCCAACATCATCTGTCGTTTCAGTATTCCAAAAACCATTATTATAGATAATGCTGCTAATTTGAATAATCATCTGATGAAGGAGTATGAGAAAAATTTAAAATTGAGCATCACAATTCTACTCCTTACTAGCCCAAAGCTAATGGAGCTGTTGAAGCTGCGAATAAGAACCTCAAGGAGATTTTTAGGAAGATGGTCCAAGggtctagacaatggcacgagaaattgccttttgctcTTTTGGGATACTGGACAACTGTCTGTACATCAGTTGCGCAACGCCCTACTTGTTGGTTTATGGCACGGAAGTGGTCATACCTACTGA